The following DNA comes from Castor canadensis chromosome 15, mCasCan1.hap1v2, whole genome shotgun sequence.
AGCCCTTAGGAAAGTTTGAGCTCTTGCAGTTGGCTGACCGGATTTCCTCCATCGTAGTGCTCAAAATAGTTTACTTCTTGGCCAGCAGGAACATGGAAGTGCCTGGACCAACTGTCTTTAGCAAACGCCTGCTGCTTTCCAGCTCTCAAGGCTTGGGTTTGACATTGGCCAGTAGTTTTATTAGAAACTTGAGGTCTGTGTGATGTGGCAGCTGTTGGCTAACACCTAGAAAACCCTTGAGTTCATGGGAGATGAAGTGAAGCACCAGAATTTGCCCATCTGGTTCAGAGCACACTTAGTTCCTTTGACCTGCATACACTAGAGACTTGGCTCCCTTAGCTGTTCTCGGCTGAACTGCTGGTTCTGAGGGGTTAGCTGGCCCTTCTGAGAAAGGATGTTTGGAGAGAGCAAGCGAGCAACCCCTAAATCAAAGGCTTAGTCAGGATCCCAGGTTTCAAACCCAAAACCTGAGCACAGCTGATTGCAAATCACTAGAAAATAGCTTCCTCTCACTCACCAAAAGAAGCAGAATGAAATCAAGCAGTCTTGGGGAGTGTAGAGCCAGAAAGAAAAACCTCAAGTAGGAACCAAATCCATCTCTTAAGCAAATGCTGTAGTGACAACTTGGATGTAAGAATTCCCTGCAGAAGTCACCGACGAAAATGGACAGTCTCAAAGATAACCAGTTTGGATTTGAGGGCTTACTTGGGCAACATTAAAAAGCTTTCCATTGGAGATGACTGTTGAGTATAGTAACAAAAGTCACACATACTTTTCAAGATGGTAACCACTTTGCTCAGAGACTCTCAGTATTCTTCCTGTATATGCAGAGAACTGGCTTGCCTATTGCACAAGGTACTATAAGAGTCCAGGCTCGGTCTCAGTTGCCACCTTAAGAAACTCAGACATGATGGTGATGAGGAAGAGGTGACTACTGTTTTTattcacccctccccctcccacacacacttgTAAATGTGCCTTTGAAGAAAGTGAAGTGAGGATAGGATGTCTAGCCTCAGATCACAGCTGAATTTGAGAGGAATTTAGTAGTGTACAGGTTAAAATACACAAGACTTTGCTTCATATCTGAacgcactggggtttgagccttCTGAGATGGCCAAAACATTTTGTCTGCCCAGCAGAGGTCAGAGATAAGTTTAGAATACAACTAGAAGCTCAGCTGTTTCCAGTTGGAATACATTCAACCCAAGTAATCCGTGGTCTTTAGCACCACCATCTTTGTTCCTCTTGGCAAACTTTCCTTTTTACTATGAAGCAGATCAGTGCTAATTCCTGCTGGTTTGGCACATCTCTGGGATGCTGAGATGTGCAGGGGGAGATATCACATAAAGCACCATTCCTAGACCCTGTTTTCTGATGCCCAAAGATCGGATTTCTGGGCCTTATATCTCAAACACAATCTTACTGCATTGATGACTAGTTAGGGGTTGGGGAGGGAGAAGACACTAGCTGACCCAGAACTCTGGAAATTTTCATACCACTTCTTGTGGTGTTCAGATGGGCTAAGGATGCCTTCCCACAGGCTGTCATTGTTCACTTACCTATCAGAAGATGTCACAGAATGGAACTTACTGCTTAGCTTCTGACACACTTCTGGAGTTCCCTCTAGATCCCAGTGGGAGGAAGTAGGATCTAGAATCCACTACCTGTGTGCTGGGCAAGCAGACAAGCAGCCTGAAAACAAACAAGCCCCCTCTGTACTAAGCCTGAAGAATCGGTGTTGCCTTCTCTGAGCAGAGCTGCTCAGGCCATACTACAGTCACAATTCTCTGCATTTCAGATTTGTCCTTTGAACCATTAAACTAAAACACaacactccctccctcccaccccatcttttctcttccattccccttccctccctggccCATTGCACGTTTCCCACTCCGTTTGAGGGCTGTTACACCTCAGCAAAAGCCAAGCTATACTGCTCGGGCTTCTTCCCACATCGCCGGGCAATTATGGCCAGATAGAGCATGAGGAGAGCCACCCAGTAGCAGCCATACAGGATGGCCCCAGAGACAAGGAAGGCTAGCTCAGTCTCACTGAACAGGTCCTGGCAATAAGCTGTGTAGGCCAGCCCCCCAAGAAGAACTGCCACCCAGATGGACACAGGAATGAGGCCAATGAAGTTCACCACAATGGTTTTTCGGCCAGAAGTGCCCCAGCCAGATTTGTTGATGGTAGCAATGGCAAAGATCTTGGCTGGCAGGAGGCTAGACATATAGAGAAGGGAGTACAGGGACATGAAGATCATCTCTGCATTGCCTCGAAGGAAGCAGGCATAGGTAGCCTTGATAATGCCCACCAGCTGCACTGTCAGCAGGAAGAGGAGAATGTTCCAGATACGGCCACGGTAGAAAAGCTGGATGACCGTGGCAatgaggaagaaggggaagaagccTGTGACCACTGATTCATAGGTCATCCAGAGGTGGTGCTTATGGAACCACAGAGAGTTGTAGAGCCACTCCCGGAAGTAAGACTTGCTCCAGCGGGTCTGCTGGTTGAGCCACCGGAGGTACTTGGTGGGGGTCTCTGTGAGGCACTTGGAGCGCGCTGTATACTTAGTCCGGTAGCCAAGGCTCAGGACTCGGTTGGTAAGGTGCCGGTCATCCCCAAAGCTGCACTTGCTGCCTAGGAACTTCTGATGGTACCAGTCCTCCAGGAACTGCTGGAGGAGGCTGTTGCGGTACATGCCCAAGGGCCCACTAATACACTGCACACAGCCAAAGTAGGACTGGCAGGCCCGCTCCACATTGAAGGCCATCCAGTACCGCACACTGCTCAGGAAGGAGATCCAGGAATCGTATTTGTTGAGGATCTGTAAGGGAACAGAGATGCTGTGGACTTCCTCATCTGAGGACATGCGCCACAGAGAAGACACTAGAGACCATGAGGCCTCCCTACCAATGGGTTTTATGGCCCATTGCTCTAATTCCTGGTCATCAGTTCTAGAACTGAGAAACCTGAGGCTCAGAGGAGGCAGCAATCCTGTCAGTCTCCCTAGCACCAGCTCTACCTTCCCACTTTGTCATCTGTACTGACTTTCT
Coding sequences within:
- the Has3 gene encoding hyaluronan synthase 3 isoform X3, producing the protein MPVQLTTALRVVGTSLFALAVLGGILAAYVTGYQFIHTEKHYLSFGLYGAILGLHLLIQSLFAFLEHRRMRRAGRPLKLSSARRRSVALCIAAYQEDPDYLRKCLRSAQRIAFPDLKVVMVVDGNRQEDAYMLDIFHEVLGGTEQAGFFVWRSNFHEAGEGETEASLQEGMERVRTVVWASTFSCIMQKWGGKREVMYTAFKALGDSVDYIQVCDSDTVLDPACTIEMLRVLEEDPQVGGVGGDVQILNKYDSWISFLSSVRYWMAFNVERACQSYFGCVQCISGPLGMYRNSLLQQFLEDWYHQKFLGSKCSFGDDRHLTNRVLSLGYRTKYTARSKCLTETPTKYLRWLNQQTRWSKSYFREWLYNSLWFHKHHLWMTYESVVTGFFPFFLIATVIQLFYRGRIWNILLFLLTVQLVGIIKATYACFLRGNAEMIFMSLYSLLYMSSLLPAKIFAIATINKSGWGTSGRKTIVVNFIGLIPVSIWVAVLLGGLAYTAYCQDLFSETELAFLVSGAILYGCYWVALLMLYLAIIARRCGKKPEQYSLAFAEV
- the Has3 gene encoding hyaluronan synthase 3 isoform X2; translation: MNRAWSDCDFLGFPFLPVWVVGNRHVGVAGASFAGRRGSSRVRSVMPVQLTTALRVVGTSLFALAVLGGILAAYVTGYQFIHTEKHYLSFGLYGAILGLHLLIQSLFAFLEHRRMRRAGRPLKLSSARRRSVALCIAAYQEDPDYLRKCLRSAQRIAFPDLKVVMVVDGNRQEDAYMLDIFHEVLGGTEQAGFFVWRSNFHEAGEGETEASLQEGMERVRTVVWASTFSCIMQKWGGKREVMYTAFKALGDSVDYIQVCDSDTVLDPACTIEMLRVLEEDPQVGGVGGDVQILNKYDSWISFLSSVRYWMAFNVERACQSYFGCVQCISGPLGMYRNSLLQQFLEDWYHQKFLGSKCSFGDDRHLTNRVLSLGYRTKYTARSKCLTETPTKYLRWLNQQTRWSKSYFREWLYNSLWFHKHHLWMTYESVVTGFFPFFLIATVIQLFYRGRIWNILLFLLTVQLVGIIKATYACFLRGNAEMIFMSLYSLLYMSSLLPAKIFAIATINKSGWGTSGRKTIVVNFIGLIPVSIWVAVLLGGLAYTAYCQDLFSETELAFLVSGAILYGCYWVALLMLYLAIIARRCGKKPEQYSLAFAEV